Proteins from one Vibrio pomeroyi genomic window:
- a CDS encoding substrate-binding domain-containing protein, with protein MRTKTKKTTVYDVARLAGVSPSTVSRFLNRTTYVSDDKSQNIEQAIKDTGYKPNFQMQENINRRSLTIGVLVQHPDSPYTSRILNDMEKTLIAQGYSLVIATGHWQKKLEIHALEYLAKSNVDGMIIVTGSITKEDIAKYAQDIPIVAVGYDFAEDNVRSINIDNVLGGYMATLHLLQQGHVNIAHIKGLSSQPDAGNRFEGYKKALQEAGIKVMPKLVKQGDFSSESGYEKTVELIESKIHFSALFAANDQTAYGAIKALHDHGYKVPEDVSVIGFDDLPTSKYFTPALTTLRQPIEEIGEVCAQSILNLLSGERHEARLPPIDLIVRESTKSLYR; from the coding sequence ATGCGCACGAAAACTAAAAAAACCACCGTATACGATGTAGCTAGGCTCGCCGGCGTTTCCCCAAGCACGGTTTCTCGTTTTCTTAATCGAACCACTTATGTGTCGGATGATAAAAGCCAGAACATCGAGCAGGCCATCAAAGACACTGGCTACAAGCCCAACTTTCAAATGCAGGAGAACATCAATCGCCGTTCACTCACGATAGGCGTATTGGTGCAACACCCTGATAGCCCTTATACCAGTCGTATCCTCAACGACATGGAGAAAACCCTGATAGCTCAAGGCTATTCGTTAGTCATAGCAACGGGGCATTGGCAGAAAAAACTCGAGATACATGCTTTGGAGTATCTAGCTAAGAGCAATGTCGATGGCATGATCATCGTAACGGGCAGCATCACCAAAGAGGATATTGCTAAGTACGCACAAGACATCCCGATTGTCGCAGTCGGTTATGACTTTGCTGAAGACAACGTTCGTTCAATCAACATCGATAATGTGCTAGGCGGTTACATGGCGACGCTTCACTTATTGCAACAAGGGCATGTGAACATTGCTCATATTAAAGGACTTTCGAGCCAACCTGACGCGGGTAATCGTTTTGAAGGCTATAAAAAAGCGCTGCAAGAGGCGGGTATCAAGGTGATGCCAAAGCTCGTCAAGCAAGGGGATTTTAGTAGTGAGTCTGGCTATGAGAAAACTGTTGAATTGATTGAGTCGAAGATTCACTTTTCTGCTCTGTTCGCGGCCAATGACCAAACGGCTTACGGCGCGATTAAGGCGTTGCATGACCACGGTTACAAGGTGCCAGAAGATGTATCCGTGATTGGCTTTGATGACTTGCCAACGTCGAAGTATTTCACGCCAGCATTAACGACCTTGAGACAGCCGATTGAAGAGATTGGAGAGGTGTGTGCGCAGTCTATTTTGAATTTACTTTCAGGCGAGAGACATGAAGCGCGATTACCACCGATTGATTTAATCGTCAGAGAGTCAACCAAGTCTCTATATCGCTAA